In Pirellulales bacterium, a genomic segment contains:
- a CDS encoding threonine/serine exporter family protein, with protein sequence MKKRRPIDVPSLYDSAIAEAFSPDAKLNEVTQIVVALGRALHQVGQPAHKVERTLVRVAERFHVPLEVFVVPTGQFLSFHREQGPVTFVLRINPGPVALDRLSRLMSVADRLVDGSLAPLAAKAHLDQIAQEEKPRSSLTTASYYVLSAAPFSIFFGGGWTELIVSTCVGLTVGLIAAIMARFGRSGRPFELVAAAAAAFIAGSADEILGAYGGWIPLAAGLIVLLPGIALVDSLEELANGQLTAGASRLAGVGVVFLALTFGSIVGYSAAEMWPKVHSVEAVHLQEWFILPALLVVAVGSTLRFRARFSDVWLILGASTLALVGTRLGTAYIGHLAGPFLAAAMLGVVGNLYARYSRRAAELLIVPGIALLVPGSVGARSLECLLSQDTAMLGVADAFDMFLLGIALVAGLLFSNSLVGERR encoded by the coding sequence ATGAAAAAACGGCGACCTATCGACGTGCCGAGCCTCTACGATTCGGCGATCGCCGAAGCGTTCTCACCCGATGCCAAGCTGAACGAGGTAACGCAGATCGTGGTGGCGCTCGGTCGCGCGCTGCATCAGGTGGGGCAACCGGCACATAAGGTCGAGCGAACTCTGGTGCGCGTCGCGGAACGATTCCACGTCCCGCTGGAAGTGTTCGTCGTGCCGACGGGGCAGTTCCTGTCGTTTCATCGTGAGCAAGGGCCTGTCACGTTCGTGCTGCGAATCAACCCCGGGCCCGTGGCGCTCGATCGGTTGTCGCGTCTGATGTCGGTGGCCGATCGTTTGGTGGATGGATCGCTCGCGCCGTTGGCCGCCAAGGCGCACCTCGACCAGATCGCGCAGGAAGAGAAGCCGCGCAGCAGTCTGACAACGGCCTCGTACTATGTCTTGAGCGCTGCGCCGTTTTCCATTTTCTTTGGCGGGGGTTGGACTGAACTGATCGTTTCGACGTGCGTCGGGCTGACCGTCGGACTTATCGCGGCCATCATGGCTCGGTTCGGGCGCAGCGGGCGCCCCTTCGAGCTGGTGGCCGCTGCGGCCGCGGCCTTTATCGCCGGATCGGCCGATGAAATTTTAGGCGCCTATGGCGGCTGGATTCCCTTGGCCGCCGGATTGATCGTGTTGCTGCCGGGCATCGCTTTGGTGGACTCGCTCGAAGAGCTGGCCAACGGCCAACTCACTGCCGGCGCCAGCCGCCTGGCGGGCGTGGGAGTGGTCTTCCTGGCGCTGACATTCGGATCGATTGTCGGCTACTCGGCCGCCGAGATGTGGCCGAAAGTCCACAGCGTCGAGGCAGTACACCTGCAGGAATGGTTCATTCTGCCGGCGCTATTGGTCGTGGCGGTCGGTTCGACGTTGCGATTCCGCGCGCGGTTCAGCGATGTGTGGCTGATTCTCGGTGCTTCGACATTGGCGTTGGTGGGGACGCGGTTGGGGACGGCCTACATCGGCCACCTGGCCGGCCCATTCCTGGCGGCCGCCATGCTCGGCGTGGTCGGTAATCTTTATGCGCGTTACAGCCGCCGGGCTGCGGAGCTGCTGATCGTTCCGGGCATTGCTCTGCTAGTGCCTGGCTCGGTGGGAGCGCGCAGCCTGGAATGTCTGTTGAGCCAGGACACGGCAATGTTGGGAGTAGCCGACGCCTTCGATATGTTCCTGCTAGGAATCGCGCTGGTGGCAGGATTGCTCTTCAGCAACTCGCTCGTGGGCGAGCGCCGTTAA